The following proteins are encoded in a genomic region of Fusarium oxysporum f. sp. lycopersici 4287 chromosome 1, whole genome shotgun sequence:
- a CDS encoding structure-specific recognition protein 1, with amino-acid sequence MPKAAAGKRGKAEKTKRGKKDPNAPKRGLSAYMFFANEQRENVREENPGISFGQVGKLLGERWKALNEKQRAPYEAKAAADKKRYEDEKQAYNADQEEEESS; translated from the exons ATGcccaaggctgctgctggtaaGCGCGGTAAGGCCGAGAAGACCAAGCGCGGCAAGAAGG ACCCCAACGCCCCCAAGCGTGGCCTCTCCGCCTACATGTTCTTCGCCAACGAGCAGCGTGAGAACGTCCGTGAGGAGAACCCTGGTATCTCTTTCGGTCAAGTCGGCAAGCTCCTCGGTGAGCGATGGAAGGCTCTTAACGAGAAGCAACGTGCTCCTTatgaggccaaggctgccgCTGACAAGAAGCGATAcgaggatgagaagcagGCCTACAAC
- a CDS encoding structure-specific recognition protein 1 translates to MPKAAAGKRGKAEKTKRGKKDPNAPKRGLSAYMFFANEQRENVREENPGISFGQVGKLLGERWKALNEKQRAPYEAKAAADKKRYEDEKQAYNVS, encoded by the exons ATGcccaaggctgctgctggtaaGCGCGGTAAGGCCGAGAAGACCAAGCGCGGCAAGAAGG ACCCCAACGCCCCCAAGCGTGGCCTCTCCGCCTACATGTTCTTCGCCAACGAGCAGCGTGAGAACGTCCGTGAGGAGAACCCTGGTATCTCTTTCGGTCAAGTCGGCAAGCTCCTCGGTGAGCGATGGAAGGCTCTTAACGAGAAGCAACGTGCTCCTTatgaggccaaggctgccgCTGACAAGAAGCGATAcgaggatgagaagcagGCCTACAACGTGAGTTGA